The genomic region CCGCGCGGGGGTTGGTCTGTTCCTCCCCCCTGGCGCCCCCCCCCGCGCCCCCCCGGCCCCCCCCCCCGGGGCTACCGCTCCTGTCGGTGGGAAAGTGAAGAGCAACGTTCATCTGTTGCAACGGTGACGCGACGCTCGGTTTGCGTTAACCTTGCGGGCGATGCAGACGGCGGTGCCGCCCAAAACCGAGCATGGGTCCGGATACGAGCCGGCGAGCGTGCGTCAGTTCACCGTCTTCCTCGAAAATCGCGTCGGGAAGATGGCCCTGCTCCTCAACAAGTTCGAAGAGGCCGGCCTGCGGATCAACGCGTTCAGCATCGAGGAATCGACCGACATCTCGCTGATGCGGCTGATCGCCAGCGATCCGGAAGACGCCCGCAGGTGCTTGCGGGAGAACGACTTCAGCTTCAGTGAGACGCGTGTGCTGGCGGTGGAGATTCCCGAAGAGACACGCGTGCCGATGATCAACGTCGCCCAGGCGTTGCTGGCTGCGGAGGTGAACATCCACTACGCCTACCCGCTGCTCCGCAGCCACAAGGACCCAGCGATCGCGATCTACGTGGACGACATCATGTTCGCGCAGAGAATCTTGATGCGCAAGAACTTCCGCATCCTCGGCGAGACCGACCTGCGGAAGTAGCGGCGTCATCCGATCCGCACAATTTGCCCAGCTTCACGCGGTCGCTGCAGGTTCAGCGGGCATTGGTCCGATAGCTGTGGCAAGTGGCGTCTTGCGACACGGAGCCATCGTCGTCTGTTCGTCCCGGCACTGCGCGATCGCCAGGCTCGGTGCCGGGTGTGATCAACGTCCACGGACACCTGGTCGCGCTGCAGATCGATCATCCGGTGGTCGCCCGGCCTGCGGTGAGGCTCTTGCGTTCGATGGCGGACGAGGACGCTCCATTTCGCCCGACGATCTTCGGTGAGGTGCTCGACTACGACGCCGACGACGTCACCCGACGGCTGTCGGACGACGCTCGGCCTGTGCGTCCGGGCGAGTCGGCGTTCCATCCGCTGACAGAGCTCTTCCGCACGGATTCGGGCGATCGGTGGTACGTCGTGGACGAGCGATGGGGCATTGCCGAAGTCGACCTGATTCGTGGGACGTGGCGGTCGTTTGTGCTGCGGAACCCGAGCCTGGAGGCGGTCCGGCTGTTCGAGGCGGCGGTCTGGTGGCCGATGGCTCAGCTGCTCAGGAGCAAGGGCCTGCACTTGCTGCCAGCGTCGTCATTTGTCATCGGCAGACACGGCGATCGTCGCGGTGCCCTGCTGCTTGGGCCGACGGATGTCGTGCCGGAGGTCTCGGCCTGGGTGGCACGCGGGGCACGCATCATCAGCCAACGCTGGACCGCCCTTCGCCTGGAACGCGGCGGCGACACGTCGCTGCTGTCCATGCCCGGCATGACACCCGTTCGCGACGCGCACCGCCCGCTCATGCGCGGCGATGCCGATGACGCGGACTCGGCCTGGATCGACCTGTGCCCGCAACCCGCAGCGACGTGCCGGTGCGACACGATCCTGATCGCCGACGGCCCACGACGCAGGCGTGCGTCGATGATCCCGCTGTCGCCCAAGGAAGGGGAGATTCTGCTGCGTCAGCACTGGCCGATCCCGCATTTGGGGAACGTCACCAACGCCCTGCCGCAGCACTTGGCCCGGCTGTCGCCGATCCACCGCGTCCGGCTCGATCGCCGCGGTGAGGGATTTGCGCACCTCATGCTCGGCGAGCCGATGGGTCCGACGTCGCGTCAGCCGAACGCCGCTACGCCGCCTGC from Planctomycetota bacterium harbors:
- a CDS encoding acetolactate synthase produces the protein MQTAVPPKTEHGSGYEPASVRQFTVFLENRVGKMALLLNKFEEAGLRINAFSIEESTDISLMRLIASDPEDARRCLRENDFSFSETRVLAVEIPEETRVPMINVAQALLAAEVNIHYAYPLLRSHKDPAIAIYVDDIMFAQRILMRKNFRILGETDLRK